The Thamnophis elegans isolate rThaEle1 chromosome Z, rThaEle1.pri, whole genome shotgun sequence genome contains a region encoding:
- the LOC116522346 gene encoding olfactory receptor 10AG1-like: MSNRSLLVTEFIFAGFSERPQLRVLLFVLVFSMYVMSLAGNTIITTVIRLNPVLHTPMYFFLTNLSLLEICYTTSIVPKMLASLMSEHGKKIPLWGCATQMYFFTLFGITECCLLAAMAYDRYVAICNPLRYSVIMNPAVCVQFSVASWSVGLVVGLGQTNYVFSLTFCGPNRINHFFCDIPPLLMLACGDTSRNVIAVYMVAVLFITTPFLLILTSYVYIVISVLKIPSAEGRRKAFSTCSSHLIVVSLFYGSGIITYLRPKSSYSAESDKLLALFYTVVTSMLNPIIYSLRNKEVKVALRRMMELKK, translated from the exons ATGTCCAATCGTTCTTTGCTGGTGACCGAGTTCATCTTTGCTGGGTTTTCTGAACGGCCACAATTGCGTGTGCTCCTCTTCGTCCTGGTTTTCTCCATGTATGTCATGTCCCTTGCTGGAAATACTATCATCACCACCGTGATCAGGCTCAACCCAGTCCTTCATACACCCATGTACTTTTTCTTGACTAACCTCTCCCTCCTAGAAATATGCTACACCACCTCCATTGTTCCTAAGATGCTAGCGAGCTTGATGTCAGAGCATGGCAAGAAGATCCCTCTCTGGGGTTGTGCAACCCAGATGTATTTCTTCACCTTGTTTGGAATCACAGAATGCTGTCTCCTTGCTGCCATGGCCTATGACCGCTATGTGGCTATCTGCAACCCCTTGCGTTATAGCGTCATCATGAACCCAGCGGTCTGCGTCCAGTTCTCAGTGGCCTCCTGGTCCGTAGGATTGGTGGTGGGGCTGGGTCAGACCAACTATGTCTTCAGCTTGACCTTCTGTGGCCCCAATAGGATCAACCACTTCTTCTGTGACATCCCCCCACTCTTGATGCTGGCTTGTGGCGACACCTCCAGAAACGTAATTGCTGTATATATGGTGGCTGTCCTTTTTATCACCACGCCTTTCCTGCTGATCCTGACCTCTTATGTCTACATTGTTATCTCAGTTTTGAAGATCCCATCAGCTGAGGGCCGTCGGAAAGCTTTCTCCACCTGTTCCTCTCATCTCATTGTGGTCTCGCTCTTTTATGGGTCAGGCATCATCACGTACCTTCGGCCCAAATCCAGCTATTCAGCGGAGAGTGACAAACTGTTGGCCCTGTTCTATACAGTGGTGACATCTATGTTGAACCCCATAATCTACAGTTTGAGGAACAAAGAGGTTAAAGTGGCTTTGAGAAGAATGATGG agctgaagaag
- the LOC116522344 gene encoding zinc-binding protein A33-like, which produces MAAPTGIERFAEDLRCSICLELFSDPVILECGHNYCQACITRFWAEIPNNHEEDMPPTLPTCPECRREIPGGKYTPNRVLGQLACKAQESLLVQAGDEDTNGDKDDDEEMQGEKLFCTEDGCLARALQPDHWGHQCLPLVEAVEHFKGILTTSQAQLESKIQAERSVEEQRAQKPPEITAQRLRLEQNVSAQFMELHQWLQEKEAALIREIQREEKLLLSELDRNQRNSQEQIRTANEQIAKIQARLAMEPDSESFLKDIKGFVERYCPGEDKTSPFPVISRDFNLGQFKGPIQYMVWREMLLALRPFPSYITLDPATNHPNLMLSKDLDTVRLEDNPEEVVPDGPERFSKTVCVLGAQGFTCQCHYWEVEVGNKTSWDIGVAKESVNRKEAKVTVKPSNGFWAIWLRNGNEYKALDSPSKQLLLKVKPQRVGVYLDYEGGQVSFYDADTMTHIYTFLDDFYECLYPMFSPGVNKDGLNGEPLCLLHPRI; this is translated from the exons ATGGCTGCCCCAACAGGCATAGAACGCTTTGCTGAGGATCTTCGCTGTTCTATTTGCCTGGAGCTCTTTTCAGACCCCGTCATACTGGAATGCGGGCACAACTATTGCCAGGCCTGTATCACTCGGTTCTGGGCTGAGATCCCTAACAACCACGAGGAGGACATGCCACCAACACTTCCTACTTGCCCAGAATGTCGGCGTGAAATCCCCGGTGGCAAATATACACCTAATCGGGTGCTGGGACAGCTGGCTTGCAAAGCCCAAGAATCTCTTTTGGTCCAGGCTGGTGATGAGGACACCAACGGGGAtaaagatgatgatgaggagATGCAGGGGGAAAAGCTGTTTTGTACTGAAGATGGGTGCCTGGCGAGAGCTTTACAACCAGATCACTGGGGCCACCAGTGTCTCCCTCTGGTTGAAGCTGTGGAGCACTTCAAG GGGATCTTAACAACATCTCAAGCACAGCTGGAATCCAAAATTCAAGCAGAAAGATCTGTTGAAGAGCAGAGGGCCCAGAAACCTCCAGAAATCACA GCCCAACGGCTGCGTCTGGAGCAGAATGTCTCTGCCCAATTCATGGAGCTCCATCAGTGGCTTCAGGAGAAGGAGGCTGCGCTGATCAGAGAGATCCAGAGAGAGGAAAAACTGCTTCTGAGTGAACTGGACAGGAACCAGAGGAACAGCCAAGAGCAAATCCGCACAGCCAATGAGCAAATAGCTAAGATCCAGGCTCGGCTTGCGATGGAACCGGACTCCGAAAGCTTCCTTAAG GATATCAAAGGCTTCGTAGAAAG ATACTGCCCTGGTGAGGACAAGACAAGCCCATTTCCTGTGATTTCTCGCGATTTCAATTTAGGTCAGTTTAAAGGGCCTATTCAGTACATGGTCTGGAGAGAGATGTTGCTGGCCTTAAGACCTT TCCCTTCATATATTACCTTGGATCCTGCCACCAATCATCCCAACCTCATGCTCTCCAAGGATCTTGACACAGTACGCTTGGAAGATAACCCCGAAGAAGTGGTCCCAGATGGTCCAGAAAGATTTAGCAAGACTGTATGCGTGCTGGGTGCCCAGGGATTTACTTGTCAGTGCCATTATTGGGAGGTAGAAGTTGGAAACAAAACCAGCTGGGATATTGGAGTGGCCAAGGAGTCGGTGAACAGGAAGGAGGCTAAAGTCACCGTCAAGCCCAGCAATGGTTTTTGGGCCATTTGGCTACGGAACGGCAATGAGTACAAGGCCCTTGACTCTCCTTCCAAACAGCTGCTCCTCAAGGTCAAGCCTCAGAGAGTAGGGGTCTATTTGGACTATGAAGGAGGACAAGTCTCTTTTTATGATGCTGACACCATGACCCACATCTACACCTTTCTGGATGACTTCTACGAGTGCCTGTACCCCATGTTCAGCCCCGGGGTCAACAAAGATGGCCTCAACGGTGAACccctctgcctcctgcacccACGGATCTAG
- the LOC116522515 gene encoding olfactory receptor 5V1-like, which translates to MGRQMDNVTAMTEFILTGLSDLPAIRFSLFVAFLLIYLVTLLGNGTILLAIGTNSQLHNPMYFFLGNISLLDIFCPTATVPKMLENLLTENSSISFAGCVLQLYFLVALAGTEVFLLAVMAYDLYVAICNPLRYTVIMNKKLCLQMVSGTWATGFLNSLLHTVMTFTLPYCQLNKVNQYYCDIPPVLALACASTYVAEMVVLIFGGIFGVGAFLVTLISYVHIISSILRIRSAEGKRKAFSTCASHLIVVCLFYGTTIFTYARPSSSHHPDQDRLVSMLYGVITPMLNPLIYSLRNKEVKGALKKLINPK; encoded by the coding sequence ATGGGTAGGCAGATGGATAATGTCACCGCAATGACGGAATTCATCCTAACTGGGCTTTCTGACCTCCCAGCCATCCGCTTCTCCTTGTTTGTGGCCTTCCTGCTGATCTATCTGGTCACACTACTGGGCAATGGCACCATCCTCCTTGCCATAGGAACCAATTCTCAGTTGCACAACCCCATGTACTTCTTCCTCGGTAATATTTCCTTGCTGGACATCTTCTGCCCCACAGCTACAGTGCCCAAGATGCTGGAGAACCTCTTGACTGAAAACAGTTCCATCTCCTTTGCTGGCTGTGTGCTACAGCTCTACTTCCTGGTGGCCCTGGCAGGGACCGAAGTCTTCCTGTTGGCCGTCATGGCCTACGACCTCTACGTGGCCATATGCAACCCTTTGCGATACACGGTCATCATGAACAAGAAGCTTTGCCTTCAGATGGTTTCAGGGACATGGGCCACCGGCTTCCTCAACTCCTTGTTGCACACTGTAATGACTTTCACGCTTCCTTACTGCCAACTGAATAAGGTCAACCAATATTATTGTGACATCCCACCTGTGTTGGCTTTAGCGTGTGCTTCCACCTACGTGGCTGAGATGGTTGTCCTTATCTTTGGGGGAATTTTCGGGGTGGGGGCATTTCTGGTCACGCTGATCTCTTACGTTCATATCATCTCCTCCATTCTGAGGATCCGTTCTGCAGAAGGGAAGCGCAAGGCGTTTTCCACTTGTGCCTCTCATCTAATAGTGGTCTGCCTTTTCTATGGGACTACGATCTTCACTTATGCCAGGCCCTCCTCAAGCCACCATCCAGACCAGGACAGGCTGGTGAGCATGCTGTATGGGGTGATTACCCCAATGCTGAACCCCTTAATCTATAGCCTTAGAAACAAGGAAGTGAAAGGAGCCTTGAAAAAGCTGATAAATCCTAAATAA